The Flavobacterium sp. K5-23 genome segment AGGTGTATTGCACCGTTCAGTATTGAAACCTATTGGAAGTACTTTTACTAATAAAACAGTTGATTTTCACACTGGAAAAGTTTCTGAAATTTCTATCGAGCCTTGTGGTGGTGATGATATTGAAAATACAGTTGCAGTAATGGGTGGTGAAGACTGGGCTATGTGGATAGATGCTTTGAAAGCTGAAAATCTATTAGCTCCTGGAGCAACGACTGTTGCTTATTCTTATATTGGGCCATCATTAACTGAGGCTGTTTATAGAAAAGGAACTATCGGTCGTGCCAAAGACCATCTTGAAGCTACTGCTTTTTCTATCACTGACAGCTTAGCTGATATTCAGGGTAAAGCGTATGTTTCTGTAAATAAAGCTTTGGTTACACAAGCAAGTTCAGCAATTCCAGTTATTCCATTGTATATTTCTTTATTGTATAAAATAATGAAAGAAGAAGGAATTCACGAAGGATGTATTGAGCAAATTCAACGTTTGTATCAAGACAGACTTTTCTCTGGTGCTGCAGTTCCTACGGATGAGAAAGGAAGAATTCGTATCGACGATTTAGAGATGCGTGCTGATGTTCAAGAAAAAATCGGCAAATTATGGCTAGAAGCTACTACTGAAAATTTAGCCGAATTAGGAGATTTAGAAGGATATAGAAGTGATTTCCATAATCTTTTTGGTTTTGGATTTGATGGAGTTGATTACAAAGCTGACACTGACGAAATGGTAAATGTAGAGAGTATCGCATAATCATATAAGGCTAAGATTAATATTTAGTTTTAGTAATGCATCTTAATTTCATAATGGTTTATTCCTTTAGAAATTAAGGTGCATTAGTTTTTTATAAAAATGAGTAAAAATTAATTTCATTTATTATGTATAACTTATTAAAAGGTAAAAGAGGAATCATATTTGGTGCCTTAGATGAAAATTCTATTGCTTGGAAAACTGCCGAACGAGTTCATGAAGAAGGTGGCGTTTTTGTATTGTCGAATGCTCCAGCGGCTATGCGATTAGGAGATATTGATGTTCTTGCCAAAAAGACAAATTCACAAATCATTCCTGCTGATGCTACTTCGGTTGCTGATTTAGAGCTTTTAGTTGATCAGGCAGTGGAGATTCTTGGAGGTAAAATTGATTTTGTTTTGCATTCCATCGGAATGTCCGTAAATGTTAGAAAAGGAAATCATTATACAAACCAAAACTATGATTATACGGAGAAAGGATGGAACGTATCCGCCCTTTCATTTCATAAAGTAATGCAAGTATTGTATAAAAAAGACGCGATGAATGAATGGGGAAGTATCGTGGCTTTGTCTTATATGGCTGCGCAACGCGTATTTCCAGATTATAATGACATGGCTGATAATAAAGCCTACTTAGAGTCAATTGCCCGTAGTTTTGGGTATTTCTTTGGAAGAGATAAAAAGGTAAGAGTAAATACAATTTCGCAATCTCCAACAGATACAAGAGCTGGTAAGGGAGTTAAAGGGTTTGGCGGTTTTATTGCCTTTTCTGAAAAAATGTCTCCTTTAGGAAATGCATCTGCTTTAGATTGCGCTAATTACACCGTGACTTTATTCTCTGATTTGACCAGAAAAGTGACGCTTCAAAATTTGTTGCATGACGGTGGATTTTCTAATATGGGAGTCAGTCAAGGTGTGATGGAAATGTTTGAATAATCAAGAAAATATATTAAGGAATACTAAGAAACATCAATTTATATTGGTGTTTTTTTTAGCGATATAGTATATCTTTGTTAATTAAAATCTTGTTATTATATAATTAATACCACTTTCAAAAATATGTTGTTTTCTTTAATTATACCCGTTTACAATCGTCCTGATGAAGTAGATGAACTTTTGGATAGTTTGTCGAAATCCGATTATAATGAAAAATTTGAAATTGTAATTGTCGAAGACGGATCTTCTCTAAAATGTGAAGATGTGGTAAACAAATACCAAGATAAATTAGATATTTCCTATTATTTCAAGGAAAATTCGGGTCCTGGTGATTCGAGAAATTACGGAATGAAGAAGGCCAAAGGTGATTATTTTATCATCTTTGATTCGGATTGTATTATTCCTGATTCTTATTTAACTGAAGTTGACAAAGCTTTAAAATTGGATTATGTAGATTGTTTTGGGGGTCCTGATAAGGCTTTAGACAGTTTTTCGGATATACAAAAAGCAATTAATTTTGCCATGACTTCTTTTCTTACAACTGGAGGTATTAGAGGAGGTTCAGAAAAAATAGGTAAGTTTCAGCCCAGAAGTTTCAATATGGGATTGTCTAGAGAAGCTTTTATAGCCTCAAATGGTTTTGGAAATATTCATCCTGGAGAAGATCCGGATTTGTCGATACGTTTGTGGAATTTAGGTTTTGAAACTAGATTGTTTTCTAATGCTTATGTGTATCATAAAAGACGTATTGATTGGGATAAATTTTCCGTTCAGGTAAATAAGTTTGGGAAAGCAAGACCAATTTTGAATAGTTGGTACCCAGAATACAACAAGCTTACATTTTTCTTTCCGTCGTTTTTTATTATAGGATTTGCTATAGCGGTGCTTCTGTTAATTTTAACATATGATTTATTACTTAAATTGTATTTTGTTTATTTCTTGGTATTGTTTTTGGTGTCCACATATCAAAATAAAAGTGTTAAAATTGGGTATTTGTCTGTAATTGCGGTTTGGAAACAATTTTATGGATATGGCATTGGTTTTATGGAATCATACATAAAAATTATTATTCAAAAACAGAAGCCAGAAATAGCTTTTCCTGAATTGTTTTTCAAAAAATAATATGACAAAAATAATAGGTTTAACGGGTGGTATTGGAAGCGGTAAAACTACTGTTGCTAATCATTTTCTATCTTTAGGGGTACCTGTGTATATTGCAGATGATCAAGCTAGAAAAATTATGCAAACGGAAGCAGTCAAGAATGCAATTAAAAATGTATTTGGAGTTGTTGTTTTTGATAATGACGTTTTAAATAGGGAAAAGCTGGCAGGAATCGTCTTTAACAATCCTGAAAAATTAGCACTTTTAAATTCCATTGTGCATCCTGCTGTTAAAGAACATTTTGAAAAATGGTTGACTAAACATAAAGATACCCCTTTTATAATATATGAAGCTGCAATATTATTTGAAAGCGGTGGTTTTAAAAATTGCGATTATATTATTACAGTTACGGCTCCCGTAGAGCTAAGAATACAGCGTGTAATGCAAAGAGACAATACAACTAGAGAACTTGTCTTAAAAAGGGTTAATGCACAATGGGATGATGAACAACG includes the following:
- a CDS encoding enoyl-ACP reductase — encoded protein: MMYNLLKGKRGIIFGALDENSIAWKTAERVHEEGGVFVLSNAPAAMRLGDIDVLAKKTNSQIIPADATSVADLELLVDQAVEILGGKIDFVLHSIGMSVNVRKGNHYTNQNYDYTEKGWNVSALSFHKVMQVLYKKDAMNEWGSIVALSYMAAQRVFPDYNDMADNKAYLESIARSFGYFFGRDKKVRVNTISQSPTDTRAGKGVKGFGGFIAFSEKMSPLGNASALDCANYTVTLFSDLTRKVTLQNLLHDGGFSNMGVSQGVMEMFE
- the fabV gene encoding enoyl-ACP reductase FabV, coding for MIIEPRMRGFICLTSHPTGCEQNVKNQIEYVKSKGAINGAKKVLVIGASTGFGLASRISSAFGSDAATIGVFFEKPPTAGKTASPGWYNSAAFEKEAKNAGLYAKSVNGDAFSNEVKQQTLDLIKADLGQVDMVIYSLASPVRMHPTTGVLHRSVLKPIGSTFTNKTVDFHTGKVSEISIEPCGGDDIENTVAVMGGEDWAMWIDALKAENLLAPGATTVAYSYIGPSLTEAVYRKGTIGRAKDHLEATAFSITDSLADIQGKAYVSVNKALVTQASSAIPVIPLYISLLYKIMKEEGIHEGCIEQIQRLYQDRLFSGAAVPTDEKGRIRIDDLEMRADVQEKIGKLWLEATTENLAELGDLEGYRSDFHNLFGFGFDGVDYKADTDEMVNVESIA
- the coaE gene encoding dephospho-CoA kinase (Dephospho-CoA kinase (CoaE) performs the final step in coenzyme A biosynthesis.), yielding MTKIIGLTGGIGSGKTTVANHFLSLGVPVYIADDQARKIMQTEAVKNAIKNVFGVVVFDNDVLNREKLAGIVFNNPEKLALLNSIVHPAVKEHFEKWLTKHKDTPFIIYEAAILFESGGFKNCDYIITVTAPVELRIQRVMQRDNTTRELVLKRVNAQWDDEQRITKSDFVINNINPGITKEEVVKILKILEIKQVES
- a CDS encoding glycosyltransferase family 2 protein; the protein is MLFSLIIPVYNRPDEVDELLDSLSKSDYNEKFEIVIVEDGSSLKCEDVVNKYQDKLDISYYFKENSGPGDSRNYGMKKAKGDYFIIFDSDCIIPDSYLTEVDKALKLDYVDCFGGPDKALDSFSDIQKAINFAMTSFLTTGGIRGGSEKIGKFQPRSFNMGLSREAFIASNGFGNIHPGEDPDLSIRLWNLGFETRLFSNAYVYHKRRIDWDKFSVQVNKFGKARPILNSWYPEYNKLTFFFPSFFIIGFAIAVLLLILTYDLLLKLYFVYFLVLFLVSTYQNKSVKIGYLSVIAVWKQFYGYGIGFMESYIKIIIQKQKPEIAFPELFFKK